A genomic window from Haladaptatus caseinilyticus includes:
- a CDS encoding CBS domain-containing protein, with product MDISNIATTDYFEIEAEERLGQARSIFEEENPKGIVVTKAGEYDGVITQKQLLQSHIEDQTKVATLTKPAPKIARNDDVREVARALVEGGSKVAPVFEDGKVWGIIDEDMILEGVLDNLDALVVEQIYTENAVTIPEDATLGRVINLMREHSVSRLPVVNEDGFLTGMVTTHDIVDFVTRNMDKPTTGERMGDSDRMLDLPVYDVMSSPVETISLDASVEDAVRMMFDKNYAGLVVTPEDDDRVVGGVVTKTDVLRALTYTEEDHLDVQITNINLLDTISRQTIRESIQEITDKYQDMQVRHAHVRFHEHKEKLRGTPLIQCKIRLRTNRGQVAGSGEGYGAEQAFNVARDTLERNVLELKGLQSDREYEGQLLRKLNEL from the coding sequence ATGGATATCTCTAACATTGCGACCACCGACTACTTCGAGATCGAAGCGGAAGAGCGACTCGGGCAGGCTCGATCGATATTCGAAGAGGAGAACCCGAAGGGCATCGTGGTCACCAAAGCGGGAGAGTACGACGGCGTTATCACCCAGAAACAGCTCTTACAGTCACATATCGAGGACCAAACGAAGGTGGCAACGCTGACCAAACCCGCACCGAAAATCGCCCGAAACGACGACGTGCGCGAAGTCGCTCGCGCCCTCGTCGAAGGCGGGAGTAAGGTCGCCCCTGTGTTTGAAGATGGTAAAGTCTGGGGCATTATCGACGAGGACATGATTCTCGAAGGTGTCCTCGACAATCTCGATGCGCTCGTCGTCGAGCAGATTTACACCGAGAACGCGGTCACGATTCCCGAAGATGCCACGCTCGGGCGCGTCATCAATCTCATGCGCGAACACAGCGTTTCGCGCCTGCCGGTCGTGAACGAGGACGGTTTTCTCACGGGAATGGTGACGACCCACGATATCGTGGACTTCGTGACACGGAACATGGACAAGCCGACGACGGGCGAACGCATGGGTGACAGCGACCGGATGTTGGACCTGCCGGTGTACGACGTGATGAGCAGTCCCGTCGAAACCATCTCGCTCGACGCAAGCGTCGAGGACGCCGTCAGAATGATGTTCGACAAAAACTACGCCGGTCTCGTGGTCACTCCCGAAGACGACGACCGCGTGGTCGGTGGCGTCGTCACGAAAACCGACGTGCTTCGTGCACTGACGTACACGGAAGAGGATCACCTCGACGTGCAGATCACGAACATCAACCTCCTCGACACCATCTCCCGTCAGACCATCAGAGAAAGCATTCAGGAGATAACGGACAAATATCAGGACATGCAGGTGCGCCACGCGCACGTACGGTTCCATGAACACAAAGAAAAGCTTCGCGGGACGCCCCTCATCCAATGTAAGATTCGCCTCCGCACCAACCGCGGACAGGTCGCCGGATCTGGCGAAGGCTACGGTGCCGAACAGGCTTTCAACGTCGCCCGAGATACGCTTGAGCGCAACGTCCTCGAACTGAAAGGACTCCAGAGCGACCGCGAGTACGAAGGCCAACTGCTCCGAAAGCTCAACGAACTGTAA
- a CDS encoding DUF1611 domain-containing protein — protein MQVAILAHEKFPGRAKTAVGILRYADYEVEAILDRDRSGERVSDYLSDVQDAPIVSEMDDVPDVDALVIGIAPIGGGFDESWRSDVRTALERGCDVISGLHYFLEDDDEFTRLAEENDCDIWDVRKPHDDLTVSHGVATDVDAEIVLTVGTDCSVGKMTATLELLEAAKEQGASAGFIPTGQTGIMIDGWGNPIDRVVSDFTAGAVEEMILERGDDYDYLFVEGQGSIVHPAYSAVTCGILHGSMADKLVLCHEAGKEAIHGYESFSLPSIEEYVSLYENLARPVHEAEIVAGAINTSGIEGDGSARGAVESYESELGAPATDPVRFDADEVLEAIL, from the coding sequence ATGCAGGTGGCTATACTCGCACACGAGAAGTTCCCCGGCCGTGCAAAGACGGCGGTCGGAATCCTGCGCTACGCCGACTACGAGGTCGAAGCGATTCTCGACCGTGACCGATCCGGCGAGCGCGTGAGTGATTACTTGTCGGACGTACAAGACGCACCGATCGTCTCCGAAATGGACGACGTTCCGGACGTAGACGCGCTGGTTATCGGGATTGCCCCGATCGGAGGTGGCTTCGATGAATCGTGGCGCTCGGACGTTCGAACCGCGCTCGAACGCGGCTGTGACGTGATTTCCGGACTCCACTACTTTCTCGAAGACGACGACGAATTCACCCGCCTCGCGGAGGAAAACGACTGTGATATCTGGGACGTGCGAAAACCCCACGACGACCTCACTGTCAGCCACGGCGTGGCAACGGACGTGGACGCCGAAATCGTGCTCACCGTCGGCACCGATTGTTCGGTCGGGAAGATGACCGCAACGCTGGAACTGCTCGAAGCAGCCAAAGAGCAGGGCGCAAGCGCCGGGTTCATTCCGACCGGCCAGACGGGAATCATGATAGACGGTTGGGGGAACCCCATCGACCGCGTGGTGAGCGATTTCACGGCCGGAGCGGTCGAAGAGATGATTCTAGAGCGTGGCGACGACTACGACTACCTCTTCGTCGAGGGACAGGGAAGCATCGTCCATCCAGCTTACTCCGCCGTGACCTGTGGCATTCTGCACGGGTCGATGGCCGACAAACTCGTCCTCTGTCACGAGGCAGGAAAGGAAGCGATCCACGGGTACGAATCGTTCTCGCTCCCGTCCATCGAGGAGTACGTCTCGCTCTACGAGAACCTCGCCCGACCGGTTCACGAGGCCGAAATCGTCGCCGGGGCGATCAACACATCGGGAATCGAGGGGGACGGATCGGCCCGAGGAGCGGTCGAATCGTACGAATCCGAACTCGGCGCACCCGCAACCGACCCGGTTCGATTCGACGCAGACGAGGTTTTGGAGGCGATTCTATGA
- a CDS encoding dipeptide epimerase, which translates to MSLSTDYERLSLPLEHAFTISRSTQTTAENVIVRIEDDEGNVGIGGAAPSEHYGETADTVEAVMPNLLSVVEAVDDPHVLAKIEREMRETVNRNPSARCAVSIALHDLVAKRADLPLYRYWGLDPEDTLETSFTIGIDTTDVMREKTAEAVEAGYETLKVKVGTDRDGEIVGAIRDEAPDATIRVDANQAWSPREAVRKIEELVTYDVEFVEQPVPAENPEGMRFVRERSALPIAADESCVTLEDIPQIAGKADIANLKLMKCGGLREAMRMIHTAKAHGMEVMLGCMIESNASIAAACHLAPLLDYADLDGSLLLAEDEYEGVPMPNGVIDLETGRSGTGVRK; encoded by the coding sequence ATGAGCCTCTCGACCGACTACGAGCGACTCTCGCTCCCACTCGAACACGCCTTTACGATCTCCCGAAGCACGCAGACGACCGCCGAAAACGTCATCGTCCGAATCGAGGACGACGAAGGGAACGTCGGTATCGGTGGGGCCGCACCGTCCGAACATTACGGGGAGACGGCGGACACGGTGGAAGCGGTCATGCCGAACCTTCTGAGCGTCGTCGAGGCAGTGGACGATCCTCACGTACTCGCCAAAATCGAGCGCGAGATGCGAGAAACGGTGAACCGAAACCCGTCCGCGCGTTGTGCCGTGAGCATTGCCCTCCACGACCTCGTGGCGAAACGCGCCGACCTGCCACTCTATCGCTATTGGGGACTCGACCCCGAAGACACGCTCGAAACGTCGTTCACCATCGGGATCGATACGACGGACGTAATGCGCGAAAAAACTGCGGAAGCGGTCGAAGCCGGATACGAAACGCTGAAAGTGAAAGTCGGCACCGACCGCGATGGGGAAATCGTCGGGGCGATTCGTGACGAAGCCCCCGACGCGACGATTCGCGTGGATGCGAACCAGGCGTGGAGCCCCCGCGAAGCGGTGCGGAAAATCGAGGAGCTCGTGACGTACGATGTGGAGTTCGTCGAACAGCCCGTCCCCGCCGAGAATCCCGAAGGGATGCGATTCGTTCGAGAACGCTCCGCGCTGCCCATTGCGGCGGACGAATCCTGTGTGACGCTCGAAGACATCCCGCAGATCGCCGGAAAAGCGGATATCGCAAACCTGAAGCTGATGAAATGTGGCGGCCTCCGTGAAGCGATGCGGATGATTCACACCGCGAAAGCCCACGGGATGGAAGTCATGCTCGGGTGTATGATAGAGAGCAACGCGAGCATCGCCGCCGCGTGCCATCTCGCCCCCTTACTCGATTACGCCGATCTGGACGGTTCGCTCCTGCTCGCCGAGGACGAGTACGAGGGTGTCCCGATGCCGAACGGAGTCATCGATCTCGAAACCGGACGGTCAGGAACCGGCGTGCGAAAATAG
- a CDS encoding M14 family metallopeptidase, producing MRVETVGDGTPELAVVACLHGNEPCGKTAIERVLAENPAFERPVRFIIANEEAVKEHVRSIDEDLNRSFPGDPDGSTHESRLAAELLSQVHGCDVLDLHSTRSHPEPFALVSRLNERTKRLARATGAARVVDVSYIAGGLIDQSNGVAVECGFRGTRRAERNAERVLRNFLGVMGALDTLSEEGDPELYRIFDVVEGSGYEFIGENFVRVETGETFARRDGEVLRAERPFYPILMSTDGYEDILGFQAERVGKL from the coding sequence ATGCGTGTCGAGACCGTCGGTGATGGGACACCGGAACTCGCCGTCGTCGCGTGTCTCCACGGGAACGAACCCTGCGGAAAGACGGCTATCGAGCGCGTGCTGGCCGAAAACCCCGCTTTCGAACGACCTGTTCGGTTCATCATCGCAAATGAGGAGGCAGTAAAGGAACACGTCCGCTCTATCGACGAGGATTTGAACCGGTCGTTTCCGGGCGACCCGGACGGAAGCACACACGAATCCCGACTCGCGGCGGAACTGCTTTCGCAGGTGCACGGCTGTGACGTGCTCGACCTCCATTCGACGCGGTCCCATCCGGAACCCTTTGCGCTGGTCTCACGGCTGAACGAGAGAACGAAACGACTCGCGCGGGCGACGGGCGCCGCCCGCGTGGTGGATGTCAGCTACATCGCGGGCGGCCTTATCGACCAGTCAAACGGGGTCGCAGTCGAGTGTGGATTTCGCGGAACACGACGGGCGGAACGAAACGCCGAACGAGTCCTCCGAAACTTCCTCGGCGTGATGGGCGCACTCGATACGCTTTCGGAGGAGGGAGATCCCGAACTCTACCGGATTTTTGACGTGGTAGAGGGATCGGGATACGAATTCATCGGAGAGAACTTCGTCCGCGTCGAGACGGGCGAAACCTTCGCCAGGCGGGATGGCGAAGTGCTCCGTGCCGAGCGACCGTTCTATCCGATACTGATGTCTACCGATGGTTACGAGGACATCCTCGGGTTTCAGGCCGAACGCGTTGGAAAACTCTAA
- the thrS gene encoding threonine--tRNA ligase: MSEIVVTLPDGSELQMEDGSTVEDVAYEIGPGLGKDTVAGVVDGELVDKATPLSEDCRLVIVTDQSDEYVDVLRHSAAHVFAQALQRVHPEAKLAIGPWTDEGFYYDIAGVELDSDDLAEIEDVAHDIIEEDLDIERVEKSREEAFDLYEDNPYKQDVLDTEAADEDPLSFYEQGEFVDLCKGPHVESTGEIGGFKIIETSAAYWRGDEENDTLTRVYGTAFASEGELHDYLERMEEAEERDHRKLGSEMGLFSIDETTGPGLPLYHPNGKTILRELSDFAGELNREAGYDEVETPHLFRTELWKKSGHYDNYVDDMFLLDVNDEEYGLKPMNCPGHATIFDQDSWSYRDLPVRYFENGKVYRKEQRGELSGLSRVWSFTIDDGHLFVRPDQIEREIRQVMDLIFEVIETFDLDVEVALATRPEKSVGSDELWEHAESQLESVLESSSMDYDIEPGDGAFYGPKIDFGFEDALGRVWDGPTVQLDFNMPERFDLEYVTEDNERERPVMIHRALYGSYERFFMVLIEHFNGKFPLWLSPEQVRILPVSDDNLGYAHRIKNELGDFRVEVEDRSWTVGRKIQQAHDDRVPYMIVVGGDEEEAGTISVRDRKEREEKDISLESFREHLESERDEKRTEPDFLD; the protein is encoded by the coding sequence ATGAGCGAAATCGTCGTCACGCTCCCGGATGGTTCCGAACTCCAGATGGAGGACGGATCAACCGTGGAAGACGTGGCCTACGAAATCGGCCCGGGACTCGGCAAGGACACGGTCGCAGGTGTCGTGGACGGTGAACTCGTCGACAAGGCGACACCACTCTCCGAGGACTGCCGACTCGTCATCGTCACCGACCAGAGTGACGAATACGTGGACGTCCTCCGTCACTCCGCGGCCCACGTGTTCGCACAGGCCCTCCAGCGAGTTCACCCCGAAGCGAAACTCGCCATCGGTCCATGGACCGACGAAGGGTTCTACTACGACATCGCCGGGGTCGAACTCGACAGCGACGATCTGGCCGAAATCGAAGACGTTGCGCACGATATCATCGAGGAGGACCTCGACATCGAGCGCGTCGAGAAGTCGCGCGAGGAAGCGTTCGACCTCTACGAGGACAACCCGTACAAGCAAGACGTGCTCGACACCGAGGCGGCGGACGAGGACCCACTCTCGTTCTACGAACAGGGCGAGTTCGTCGACCTCTGTAAGGGCCCCCACGTCGAATCGACCGGCGAAATCGGCGGCTTCAAAATCATCGAAACCTCGGCGGCCTACTGGCGCGGCGACGAGGAAAACGACACGCTGACCCGCGTCTACGGAACCGCCTTCGCCAGCGAGGGCGAACTCCACGATTATCTGGAGCGCATGGAGGAAGCGGAAGAGCGCGACCACCGCAAACTGGGGAGCGAGATGGGCCTGTTCTCCATCGACGAGACGACCGGTCCGGGGCTACCACTGTATCACCCCAACGGAAAAACCATCCTGCGTGAACTCTCCGACTTCGCGGGCGAACTCAATCGCGAGGCGGGCTACGACGAAGTCGAGACCCCCCACCTGTTCCGTACCGAACTATGGAAGAAATCGGGCCACTACGACAACTACGTGGACGACATGTTCCTCCTCGACGTGAACGACGAGGAGTACGGCCTGAAGCCGATGAACTGCCCCGGCCACGCGACCATCTTCGACCAAGATTCGTGGAGCTACCGCGACCTTCCGGTTCGGTACTTCGAGAACGGGAAAGTCTACCGTAAGGAACAGCGCGGCGAACTCTCCGGCTTGTCGCGCGTCTGGTCGTTCACCATCGACGACGGCCACCTGTTCGTCCGGCCGGACCAGATCGAACGCGAGATTCGGCAGGTCATGGACCTCATCTTCGAAGTCATCGAGACGTTCGATTTGGACGTGGAAGTCGCGCTCGCGACCCGTCCCGAAAAATCCGTCGGCAGCGACGAACTGTGGGAGCACGCGGAATCGCAACTCGAATCCGTCCTCGAATCCTCCTCGATGGACTACGACATCGAACCGGGCGACGGCGCGTTCTACGGCCCGAAAATCGACTTCGGATTCGAGGACGCCCTCGGGCGCGTTTGGGACGGCCCGACGGTGCAACTCGACTTCAACATGCCCGAGCGCTTCGACCTGGAATACGTCACCGAGGACAACGAGCGCGAGCGCCCGGTGATGATTCACCGCGCCCTGTACGGAAGCTACGAGCGCTTCTTTATGGTGCTCATCGAGCACTTCAACGGGAAGTTCCCGCTCTGGCTCTCGCCCGAACAGGTTCGCATCCTTCCGGTCAGCGACGACAACCTCGGCTACGCCCACCGAATCAAAAACGAACTCGGCGACTTCCGCGTCGAAGTCGAAGACCGCTCGTGGACGGTCGGGCGCAAGATTCAGCAGGCCCACGACGACCGCGTGCCCTACATGATCGTCGTCGGTGGCGACGAGGAAGAGGCGGGTACGATTTCGGTTCGTGACCGAAAAGAGCGCGAGGAGAAGGACATCTCGCTCGAATCGTTCCGCGAACACTTGGAATCCGAGCGCGACGAGAAGCGCACGGAACCGGACTTCCTCGACTGA
- the trpD gene encoding anthranilate phosphoribosyltransferase, protein MQDYIEHVTTGHDLTLTQARDAASAVFGGATDAQIGALLTGLRAKGETETEIAGFAQGMRDAARTISPDRTPLVDTCGTGGDDYDTINVSTTSAIVASGAGVPVAKHGNYSVSSSSGSADVLEEVGVVVDSKPPAVERTIEEQGIGFMLAPVFHPAMKAVIGPRRELGIRTLFNVLGPLTNPAGADAQVVGVYDPDLVPVLARALAHMDVSHALVVHGSGMDEIAVHDETTVAEVDGNDIREFTLAPEDLGVGRYDVSAVAGGTPKQNARDLRGIVEGDVGSAKRDIVLANAGAAVYVSGQATSLQDGVEQARRAIDSGRAEAQLNAMTRAVSA, encoded by the coding sequence ATGCAGGATTACATCGAACACGTCACCACCGGACACGACCTCACACTCACACAGGCCCGCGATGCGGCGAGCGCCGTTTTCGGCGGCGCGACCGACGCACAAATCGGCGCGCTGCTCACGGGACTGCGCGCGAAAGGGGAAACCGAAACGGAGATCGCCGGGTTCGCGCAGGGGATGCGCGACGCCGCGCGAACGATTTCCCCGGACCGAACCCCGCTGGTCGATACCTGTGGGACCGGCGGTGACGACTACGACACCATCAACGTCTCCACGACGTCGGCCATCGTCGCCAGCGGCGCGGGCGTTCCGGTGGCAAAGCACGGAAACTATTCGGTCTCCTCGTCTTCGGGCAGTGCCGACGTGCTCGAAGAAGTCGGCGTCGTGGTTGATTCGAAACCGCCAGCAGTGGAACGCACGATCGAAGAGCAGGGAATTGGATTCATGCTCGCGCCCGTGTTCCACCCCGCGATGAAGGCGGTTATCGGTCCCCGCCGTGAACTCGGGATTCGAACGCTGTTCAACGTCTTAGGGCCGCTGACAAACCCGGCCGGTGCCGACGCGCAGGTCGTCGGCGTCTACGACCCCGACCTCGTGCCCGTGTTGGCCCGCGCACTCGCCCACATGGACGTTTCCCACGCACTCGTGGTTCACGGGTCGGGTATGGACGAAATCGCCGTCCACGACGAAACCACGGTCGCGGAGGTCGACGGAAACGATATTCGGGAGTTTACGCTCGCACCCGAAGACCTCGGCGTCGGCCGCTACGACGTGTCCGCCGTCGCCGGTGGAACACCGAAACAGAACGCCCGTGACCTCCGCGGAATCGTGGAAGGCGACGTCGGCAGCGCAAAGCGCGATATTGTTTTGGCGAACGCCGGAGCTGCGGTGTACGTTTCCGGCCAGGCGACGTCCCTGCAGGACGGTGTCGAGCAAGCCAGACGAGCGATCGACTCCGGCCGCGCGGAAGCGCAACTGAACGCGATGACGAGGGCGGTCTCGGCATGA
- a CDS encoding PRC-barrel domain containing protein translates to MRQTPIEDDEGKPVFNVDDQKVGVVTDVENGIAYVDPHPSLLNEYKMLLGWKDEAKDIYPLPERAIVEITDRELRLRIHDSEHAKK, encoded by the coding sequence ATGCGACAAACGCCAATCGAAGACGACGAGGGCAAACCAGTGTTCAACGTGGACGACCAGAAGGTCGGCGTCGTCACGGATGTCGAAAACGGAATCGCGTACGTCGATCCACATCCGAGCCTTCTGAACGAATACAAGATGCTTCTCGGTTGGAAAGACGAGGCCAAGGACATCTACCCGCTTCCCGAGAGGGCGATCGTGGAAATTACGGATAGGGAACTTCGCTTGCGAATCCACGACTCGGAGCACGCAAAAAAGTGA
- a CDS encoding alpha/beta hydrolase: MQSNKVVVPGTRDVRATLDAPAGKTNRIVVACPPHPQFNGNRNDNRLVALGEHLTDHGIACLRFDYGDWDEGYGEREDARNALRWAKKRYDSVGIFGFSFGGGVAALAGADEGADVIGILAPASRLTDDLDAVAVLETIGVPFKVLYATRDDTANWKPLVERAEELGFETEAFSADHFFVGQEQKVARRLGDFFVERL; encoded by the coding sequence ATGCAGTCGAACAAAGTCGTCGTCCCCGGCACACGGGACGTTCGCGCCACGCTGGACGCTCCAGCGGGAAAAACGAACAGGATTGTAGTGGCCTGTCCGCCACATCCCCAGTTCAACGGCAACCGAAACGACAACCGACTCGTCGCCCTCGGCGAGCACCTCACCGACCACGGCATCGCCTGCTTGCGATTCGATTATGGCGACTGGGACGAGGGCTACGGCGAGCGCGAGGACGCCCGGAACGCCCTTCGCTGGGCGAAAAAGCGATACGATTCGGTCGGTATCTTCGGCTTCAGTTTCGGTGGCGGCGTTGCGGCGCTTGCTGGGGCGGACGAGGGCGCGGACGTAATCGGGATACTCGCACCCGCCTCACGACTGACGGACGATTTGGACGCAGTCGCGGTTCTGGAGACGATCGGCGTTCCGTTCAAAGTTCTTTACGCCACGCGCGACGACACCGCGAACTGGAAACCGCTGGTGGAGCGCGCGGAGGAATTGGGATTCGAGACGGAGGCGTTCAGTGCCGACCACTTCTTCGTCGGGCAGGAGCAGAAGGTCGCTCGGCGATTGGGCGATTTCTTCGTCGAACGGCTTTGA
- a CDS encoding lycopene cyclase domain-containing protein produces the protein MLPDIGAVFGSYTYLASELVFGLVALWLLLRANALTRAGKTILVLYPLAYIWDWYTLSIGVFSIPLRTGIEIVGIPLEEHIFIIVVPALVIGVHENLYHLVERGETS, from the coding sequence GTGTTACCTGACATCGGTGCGGTGTTCGGTTCGTACACCTATCTGGCCAGTGAACTGGTTTTCGGGTTGGTTGCGCTCTGGCTACTTCTCCGGGCGAACGCCCTCACACGCGCCGGAAAAACGATTCTCGTCCTCTATCCACTCGCCTACATCTGGGATTGGTATACGCTTTCCATCGGTGTGTTTTCGATCCCGCTCCGAACCGGTATCGAGATCGTCGGGATACCACTCGAAGAGCACATCTTCATTATCGTCGTTCCGGCCCTCGTCATCGGTGTTCACGAAAATCTGTACCACCTGGTGGAACGAGGTGAAACTAGCTAG
- a CDS encoding DUF7344 domain-containing protein — MSTIGDSSGTGSNNTENQSSESDSTVAEHVSDILESNASREQQETPLSRDMVFDVLKNQRRRYALHYLKQAEETVQLSDLAEQVAAWENDTTVDAISAAERKRVYTALYQSHLPKLDDAGIVEYNQNRGIVELATAAEQLDPYLETNTRDDISWCKRYLGLAVAGFAVLTGAWLELPLLAGIADIALALLVVVAFTLVAVAHTYDARHAPSTGEQAPDISSE; from the coding sequence ATGAGCACAATCGGTGACTCCTCTGGCACGGGGAGCAACAACACCGAGAATCAATCGAGTGAGTCGGACTCAACGGTCGCCGAACACGTTTCAGACATACTCGAATCGAACGCGTCGCGGGAGCAACAGGAGACGCCTCTTTCCCGCGATATGGTCTTCGACGTATTGAAGAACCAACGACGACGGTACGCTCTCCACTATCTGAAACAGGCCGAGGAAACCGTTCAGTTGAGCGACCTTGCGGAGCAGGTCGCCGCGTGGGAAAACGATACCACCGTGGATGCTATTTCCGCCGCCGAGCGAAAACGAGTCTACACCGCTCTTTACCAGTCACACCTCCCGAAACTTGACGATGCAGGAATCGTGGAATACAATCAAAACCGGGGAATCGTCGAACTCGCCACCGCCGCCGAACAACTCGACCCCTATCTCGAAACGAACACACGGGACGACATCTCGTGGTGTAAACGATACCTCGGTCTCGCAGTCGCTGGCTTTGCCGTGCTTACCGGAGCATGGCTCGAACTTCCGCTTCTCGCCGGAATCGCCGATATCGCCCTCGCCTTGCTCGTGGTCGTTGCGTTCACGCTCGTCGCGGTTGCCCATACCTACGACGCGCGACATGCGCCCTCGACAGGTGAACAAGCACCGGATATTTCGAGCGAATAG
- a CDS encoding PspA/IM30 family protein: MGVLSRMSYVIRSKINAVLNRAEDPTETLDYSYEQMRDELQDVKKGIADLTTQKKRLEIQKRNLEENVEKHNGQAREAVKQGREDLARRALEKKKQKMNQMEDLEGQIAQLQNTQDNLIEKKDTLQNRIEEFRTKKESMKARYEAAEANSRVSEAMTGVGDEMEDVSRSIENAEQRTEEMEARAEAMDELHDTGAFDDALSDKDQLDRELEEMRTGGEVDSELDTLKAEMGIEDESEPEAETESDSSEEEIDLADLEAEVAADEAEAESDAETEQATEENNS; the protein is encoded by the coding sequence ATGGGAGTACTTTCACGCATGTCGTACGTCATCCGCTCGAAGATAAACGCCGTCCTCAACAGGGCCGAAGACCCGACCGAGACGCTCGATTACTCCTACGAGCAGATGCGCGACGAACTGCAGGACGTGAAAAAGGGGATCGCCGACCTGACCACCCAGAAAAAACGCCTCGAAATCCAGAAGCGCAACCTCGAGGAGAACGTCGAGAAGCACAACGGGCAGGCGCGGGAAGCCGTCAAGCAGGGCCGCGAGGATCTGGCTCGACGCGCGTTGGAGAAGAAAAAACAGAAGATGAACCAGATGGAGGATTTGGAGGGTCAAATCGCGCAACTCCAGAACACGCAGGACAACCTCATCGAGAAGAAGGACACGCTTCAGAACCGTATCGAGGAGTTCCGAACGAAAAAGGAGAGCATGAAAGCCCGCTACGAGGCCGCCGAAGCCAACAGTCGTGTTTCAGAAGCCATGACGGGCGTCGGCGACGAGATGGAGGATGTCTCTCGCTCCATCGAGAACGCCGAACAGCGCACCGAGGAGATGGAAGCGCGCGCGGAAGCGATGGACGAACTCCACGACACGGGTGCGTTCGACGACGCGCTCTCGGACAAGGACCAACTCGACCGCGAACTCGAGGAGATGCGAACCGGCGGCGAAGTCGATTCCGAACTCGACACGTTGAAAGCCGAGATGGGTATCGAGGACGAATCCGAACCGGAAGCCGAAACAGAGTCCGACTCCAGTGAGGAGGAAATCGACCTCGCCGACCTCGAAGCAGAAGTCGCGGCGGACGAGGCCGAAGCCGAGTCGGACGCTGAAACCGAACAGGCTACCGAAGAGAACAACTCGTAA